The following are from one region of the Ignavibacteriota bacterium genome:
- a CDS encoding S8 family serine peptidase — MRQILTSLLLSIILVGISNVQAQSTRINPYLQTVLLDAANNEMIDVYATLKDQYSYEDLKQETAFLPKKERQKEVVRILREYAEIKQQNIRNYLVEAQRQNLVTKIDILWAANTIIFSAVPSVIYNLAENFDEIAEIRYDVKYDESLVIDPTEESVAVAPENVLAPQPGLVLINAPAVWAAGDSGQGVLAANHDSGCFWAHPDLINQIWHNLGEDVNSNGKVIIWNGSAWVFDPGDVNGIDNDANGYVDDFIGWDFENNDNNPGPSGTHGTNTAGIICGDGTNGTQTGVAPHAKLINCRLGGESTSWLAIQYSVAAGVDVITSSHSYKWYFSPQPNYPMHRQMTDFELAAGVVHTNSTSNDGNSLGSAPIPFNIAAPGNSPPAWLHPDQTLTGGLSSIIGVGNVQASTDLIVSSSPYGPATWEDIQINHPGYPYPMPLAYQDYPYETMPGSIGLLKPDVSAPGNGTTTTSDNGGYASFSGTSGATPHVCGTAALLLSVNPNLTPADVSMILQTTAVEKGTPGKDPRYGAGRIDAYQAYLLAVSMIPVELSSFIASANENSVTLNWSTATETNNSGFSVERKTPLDERWIEVGFVPGFGTTTERKSYSFIDANLSMGLFSYRLKQIDFDGTVEYSNEVFAEIGSPQNFVLMQNYPNPFNPSTSIEFSIPVVSNVSVEIYNVIGELVSSLVNQSLEAGYHRINFNASNLPSGTYIYQLKANGQNGTFVDTKKMLLMK; from the coding sequence GAAAGAAGTAGTGAGAATCTTGAGAGAGTATGCAGAGATTAAGCAGCAAAATATCCGTAATTATCTTGTAGAAGCTCAAAGGCAAAATCTTGTTACAAAAATTGATATCCTCTGGGCAGCAAATACCATTATATTTTCTGCTGTCCCCTCTGTCATATATAATCTTGCAGAGAACTTTGATGAAATTGCAGAAATAAGATATGATGTAAAGTATGATGAATCACTGGTTATTGATCCGACTGAAGAATCAGTTGCAGTAGCTCCCGAAAATGTTCTTGCACCACAACCCGGTTTAGTATTAATAAATGCACCTGCTGTCTGGGCTGCTGGCGATAGTGGACAAGGAGTACTTGCAGCAAATCATGATTCAGGTTGTTTCTGGGCTCACCCTGATTTAATAAATCAGATTTGGCATAACCTTGGTGAAGATGTGAACAGTAATGGCAAAGTAATTATATGGAATGGTTCTGCCTGGGTATTTGATCCTGGTGATGTTAATGGAATAGATAACGATGCAAATGGTTATGTTGATGATTTTATAGGATGGGATTTTGAAAATAATGATAATAATCCCGGTCCATCCGGTACACATGGAACGAATACTGCCGGTATTATTTGCGGTGATGGTACAAACGGAACACAGACAGGTGTTGCGCCGCATGCAAAATTAATTAATTGCCGGCTCGGCGGCGAATCAACTTCATGGCTTGCTATTCAATATTCTGTTGCTGCAGGCGTTGATGTAATTACAAGTTCGCATAGTTACAAGTGGTATTTTTCACCACAGCCGAATTATCCGATGCACAGACAGATGACTGATTTTGAATTGGCTGCTGGTGTTGTTCATACGAATTCTACCAGTAATGATGGCAATAGCCTTGGCAGCGCACCAATTCCATTTAATATAGCTGCACCAGGAAACTCACCGCCAGCTTGGCTGCATCCTGACCAGACTTTAACAGGAGGTCTTAGTTCAATTATTGGTGTAGGTAATGTACAGGCTTCAACGGATTTAATTGTCAGTAGTTCACCTTATGGACCAGCAACATGGGAGGATATTCAGATTAATCATCCGGGTTATCCTTATCCGATGCCATTAGCATATCAGGATTATCCTTACGAAACTATGCCAGGTTCAATTGGTTTGCTTAAGCCAGATGTTTCTGCACCCGGTAACGGAACAACAACAACTTCTGATAATGGCGGTTACGCCTCTTTCAGTGGAACTTCCGGTGCAACGCCGCATGTTTGTGGTACTGCTGCATTACTTCTATCAGTCAATCCGAATTTAACTCCAGCAGATGTTAGTATGATTTTGCAGACTACTGCTGTTGAAAAAGGAACTCCGGGTAAAGATCCGAGATATGGTGCTGGTAGAATTGATGCATATCAGGCTTATTTACTTGCAGTTTCAATGATACCTGTTGAACTCTCATCATTTATTGCATCAGCAAATGAAAACTCAGTTACCTTGAATTGGTCAACAGCAACTGAGACAAATAATTCAGGGTTTTCTGTTGAAAGAAAAACTCCTCTTGATGAAAGATGGATTGAAGTTGGTTTTGTTCCCGGCTTTGGGACTACTACAGAAAGAAAAAGTTATTCATTCATTGATGCAAATCTTTCAATGGGTTTATTCAGCTATCGTTTGAAACAAATTGATTTTGATGGAACAGTTGAATACAGCAATGAAGTTTTTGCAGAGATTGGCTCACCACAAAATTTTGTACTGATGCAAAACTACCCGAACCCTTTTAATCCTTCAACTTCGATTGAATTCTCAATTCCTGTGGTGAGTAATGTTTCAGTTGAAATATATAATGTAATTGGTGAGTTGGTGTCAAGTTTGGTTAACCAATCACTTGAAGCTGGTTATCATAGAATTAATTTTAACGCAAGCAATTTGCCATCTGGAACTTATATTTATCAATTGAAAGCGAACGGACAGAATGGAACTTTTGTTGATACGAAGAAGATGTTATTGATGAAATAA